A section of the Amycolatopsis sp. AA4 genome encodes:
- a CDS encoding YbaB/EbfC family nucleoid-associated protein: MSAEMERLVAEFDKFQTKLKQAEAQFAKVGDMQEELNALEAEVMSADRSVTVVAGPSGSIKDLRLTADALRQQPDQLASAILTTLHQAVAESARKQAGIVDEHVGTAFGLNVSEQVLEAQAAGLGTTVEELESNLPEEQPRQAAPAADDEDFANNGLLRDDRRTPQAPPPAPPSASAGDQFLKNLFSDEEDHR, encoded by the coding sequence GTGTCGGCGGAGATGGAACGGCTCGTCGCGGAGTTCGACAAGTTCCAGACGAAGCTCAAGCAGGCCGAAGCGCAGTTCGCGAAGGTCGGCGACATGCAGGAGGAGCTGAACGCGCTCGAGGCCGAAGTGATGTCGGCGGACCGGTCGGTCACCGTCGTCGCGGGCCCGAGCGGGTCGATCAAAGATCTCCGGCTCACCGCGGACGCGCTCCGGCAGCAGCCGGACCAGCTGGCGTCCGCCATCCTGACGACCCTGCACCAGGCCGTCGCCGAATCCGCGCGCAAGCAGGCGGGCATCGTCGACGAGCACGTGGGAACGGCCTTCGGCCTGAATGTGTCCGAACAAGTCCTGGAAGCTCAGGCAGCCGGTTTGGGAACCACCGTCGAAGAACTGGAGTCCAACCTGCCGGAGGAGCAGCCGCGGCAGGCAGCGCCGGCCGCGGACGACGAGGATTTCGCGAACAACGGTCTTCTCCGTGACGACCGCCGGACGCCTCAGGCGCCTCCGCCTGCGCCGCCCTCGGCTTCGGCGGGCGACCAGTTCCTCAAGAACCTGTTCAGCGACGAGGAGGACCACCGATGA